Proteins from a genomic interval of Streptomyces sp. NBC_00820:
- the thpR gene encoding RNA 2',3'-cyclic phosphodiesterase — translation MRLFAAVLPPDTVAGELAAEVARLKRLPGADRLRWTGRPGWHFTLAFYGEVADDLVPGLSDRLSRAAARTDPFTLAVAGGGQFGHGRALWAGASGDLETLRLLAGRTEAAARKAGLPMEEHRRYKAHLTLARSRDAVDVHPYVTGLAEFTTRTWTVGDLALVRSNLPRSGVPGEQPRYEAVAHWALGAAG, via the coding sequence ATGAGACTCTTCGCCGCTGTCCTGCCGCCGGACACCGTCGCGGGTGAACTCGCCGCCGAGGTGGCCCGGTTGAAGCGGCTGCCCGGCGCGGACCGGCTGCGCTGGACCGGCCGTCCCGGCTGGCACTTCACCCTCGCCTTCTACGGCGAGGTGGCCGACGACCTCGTCCCCGGCCTGTCCGACCGCCTGTCCCGCGCGGCCGCCCGTACGGACCCCTTCACGCTCGCCGTCGCGGGAGGCGGCCAGTTCGGGCACGGCCGGGCCCTCTGGGCGGGCGCCTCCGGCGACCTGGAGACCCTGCGCCTGCTGGCCGGCCGCACCGAGGCGGCGGCCCGCAAGGCGGGCCTGCCGATGGAGGAGCACCGGCGCTACAAGGCCCACCTGACGCTGGCCCGCAGCCGGGACGCGGTGGACGTGCACCCCTACGTCACCGGCCTCGCCGAGTTCACCACCCGCACCTGGACGGTCGGCGACCTGGCCCTGGTCCGCAGCAACCTGCCCCGGTCCGGTGTGCCCGGCGAGCAGCCCCGCTACGAGGCGGTCGCCCACTGGGCACTGGGCGCGGCCGGTTAG
- a CDS encoding GNAT family N-acetyltransferase encodes MSITIREGGSEDVPLILGMLDSSVAWLVSQGRTRQWGTEPWSKNPRAVAMVERYAAEGTVYIAEVDGAPAATLTLTDAPGAYLEPADEPERYIHLLASDRRFKGHGAGAALLAHAAGETRRAGISLLRVDCYAGDDRRLVAFYEGNGFIPTEPFTFGEDAWPGQVLARRVL; translated from the coding sequence ATGTCGATCACCATTCGAGAAGGCGGCAGCGAGGACGTACCCCTGATCCTCGGCATGCTCGACAGCTCCGTGGCGTGGCTGGTCTCACAGGGCCGCACCCGTCAGTGGGGGACCGAACCCTGGTCGAAGAACCCGCGCGCGGTGGCGATGGTCGAGCGGTACGCCGCCGAAGGCACCGTGTACATAGCCGAGGTGGACGGCGCTCCGGCCGCCACACTCACCCTCACCGACGCGCCCGGCGCCTATCTGGAGCCCGCGGACGAGCCCGAGCGGTACATCCACCTGCTCGCCTCGGACCGCCGCTTCAAGGGCCACGGGGCCGGTGCCGCGCTCCTCGCCCACGCGGCCGGGGAGACCCGCCGGGCCGGGATCTCCCTGCTGCGCGTGGACTGCTACGCGGGCGACGACCGCAGACTGGTCGCCTTCTACGAGGGCAACGGCTTCATCCCGACCGAGCCCTTCACCTTCGGCGAGGACGCCTGGCCGGGACAGGTACTGGCCAGACGGGTGCTGTAG